The proteins below come from a single Gossypium raimondii isolate GPD5lz chromosome 2, ASM2569854v1, whole genome shotgun sequence genomic window:
- the LOC105788153 gene encoding metal tolerance protein 1: MEAQNSEQGHIIEVHRDVPAVGTSLGRNTICGGAPCGFNDAQTSSKDAKERTASMRKLLMAVVLCVVFMSVEVVGGIKANSLAILTDAAHLLSDVAAFAISLFSLWASGWEATPRQSYGFFRIEILGALVSIQMIWLLAGILVYEAIARLIHDTGEVQGFLMFAISAFGLVVNIAMALLLGHDHGHHHGHNHGHGGNDHDHHDHSHSRDSEPHNHGLSITSHHHHHHHDHGSNSKLDNDHHHHTHEADHLEPLLKNSEKKSESEAPQKKERNINVQGAYLHVLGDSIQSIGVMIGGAIIWYKPEWKIIDLICTLVFSIIVLGTTIRMLRNILEVLMESTPQEIDATRLEKGLCEMDEVVAIHELHIWAITVGKVLLACHVLIKPEADADMVLNKVIDYIKRDYNISHVTIQIERQCESMAQ; encoded by the exons ATGGAAGCGCAAAACTCTGAACAAGGACATATAATTGAAGTACATAGAGATGTCCCAGCAGTAGGGACAAGCCTGGGAAGAAATACGATTTGTGGAGGCGCACCATGTGGGTTTAATGATGCTCAAACCAGTTCTAAAGATGCTAAGGAACGTACAGCCTCTATGCGTAAACTTTTGATGGCAGTAGTGCTTTGTGTTGTCTTTATGAGCGTAGAAGTGGTTGGAGGCATTAAAGCCAACAGCCTTGCAATCCTAACTGATGCAGCTCATCTCTTGTCAGATGTTGCAGCATTTGCAATCTCCTTGTTCTCCCTTTGGGCATCAGGGTGGGAGGCAACTCCACGTCAATCTTATGGATTCTTCAGGATTGAAATTCTTGGTGCCCTTGTGTCCATCCAGATGATATGGCTTCTAGCTGGCATCCTTGTTTATGAAGCCATAGCTAGACTTATCCATGATACTGGTGAAGTTCAAGGCTTTCTCATGTTTGCAATTTCTGCATTTGGTCTAGTTGTTAATATTGCTATGGCTCTCCTGTTGGGTCACGACCATGGGCATCACCATGGCCATAATCATGGCCATGGTGGGAATGATCATGATCACCACGATCATAGTCATAGCCGTGACAGTGAACCACATAATCACGGATTAAGTATAACTTCTCAccatcaccaccaccaccatgaTCATGGCTCAAATTCTAAACTAGATAATGACCATCATCATCATACACATGAAGCTGACCATCTAGAGCCTTTGCTTAAGAATAGTGAAAAAAAGTCAGAAAGTGAAGCACCTCAGAAGAAGGAACGGAACATCAATGTTCAAGGGGCTTATCTTCATGTCTTGGGGGATTCCATTCAGAGTATTGGAGTGATGATTGGTGGAGCAATTATTTGGTACAAGCCTGAGTGGAAAATAATTGATCTGATATGCACCCTTGTGTTCTCCATCATTGTGCTGGGAACAACCATCAGGATGCTACGAAACATTTTGGAAGTTCTTATGGAGAGCACACCCCAAGAAATCGATGCCACAAGGCTAGAGAAGGGTTTATGCGAGATGGATGAGGTTGTTGCCATACATGAACTGCACATTTGGGCTATAACTGTTGGTAAGGTGTTATTAGCTTGCCATGTATTAATTAAGCCTGAAGCTGATGCTGACATGGTATTGAACAAGGTTATAGATTACATCAAGAGAGATTACAATATCAGTCATGTGACTATTCAGATAGAACGCCAGTGTGAATCCATGGCGCA GTAG